A region of Methyloversatilis discipulorum DNA encodes the following proteins:
- a CDS encoding FmdB family zinc ribbon protein, whose protein sequence is MPTYDFHCEAHGSFSAMRSIAQRDAPCLCPACGQPAARQLISAPAFADMPGQLRSAHATNERARHEPKLASRTHGPGCSCCSGKPSKTTAVARDGSKAFPTKRPWMISH, encoded by the coding sequence ATGCCGACCTACGACTTTCACTGCGAGGCGCATGGCAGCTTTTCCGCCATGCGCAGCATCGCGCAGCGGGATGCGCCCTGCCTCTGCCCGGCCTGCGGCCAGCCGGCCGCACGCCAGCTGATTTCGGCGCCGGCCTTCGCCGACATGCCGGGCCAGCTGCGCAGCGCGCACGCCACCAACGAACGCGCACGCCACGAGCCCAAGCTGGCCAGCCGCACGCACGGCCCCGGCTGCTCGTGCTGCAGCGGCAAGCCCAGCAAGACCACGGCCGTCGCGCGCGACGGCTCCAAGGCCTTCCCGACGAAACGCCCCTGGATGATCAGTCACTGA
- a CDS encoding UDP-2,3-diacylglucosamine diphosphatase, with protein sequence MNAPDPLVRRVRAIFLSDIHLGTRGCQAEALLDFLRHHESDYLYLVGDIIDFWAMSRSIHWTPSQNTVVQKILRRARKGTQVIFIPGNHDEALREYTGTVFGDIELQREYIHQAADGRRYWLVHGDDFDQVTRHHRWVALLGDVAYNLLVSINSRLSWLRRTLGIAGYWSLAGYAKRKVKSAVSFIYDFEDSVMHEARTRGVDGVICGHIHAVSLREVQGLTYMNCGDWVDSCTAIVEHADGRFAIVDWGQELRAAGPRTALAVEEETAEA encoded by the coding sequence GTGAATGCTCCCGATCCTCTCGTTCGGCGCGTGCGCGCCATCTTCCTGTCGGACATCCACCTTGGTACACGTGGATGCCAGGCCGAGGCGCTGCTCGATTTCCTGCGCCACCACGAATCCGACTACCTCTACCTCGTGGGCGACATCATCGACTTCTGGGCGATGAGCCGCTCCATACACTGGACGCCGTCGCAGAACACCGTCGTGCAGAAGATCCTGCGCCGCGCGCGCAAGGGCACCCAGGTCATCTTCATCCCGGGCAATCACGACGAGGCGCTGCGTGAATACACCGGCACCGTGTTCGGCGACATCGAACTGCAGCGTGAGTACATCCATCAGGCTGCCGACGGTCGCCGTTACTGGCTCGTGCATGGCGACGACTTCGATCAGGTCACGCGCCACCACCGCTGGGTCGCCCTGCTCGGTGACGTCGCCTACAACCTGCTGGTCAGCATCAACTCGCGGCTGTCCTGGCTGCGCCGCACGCTGGGCATCGCCGGCTACTGGTCGCTGGCCGGCTATGCCAAGCGCAAGGTGAAGAGCGCGGTCAGCTTCATCTACGACTTCGAGGATTCGGTCATGCACGAGGCGCGCACGCGCGGCGTCGATGGCGTGATCTGCGGTCACATCCACGCGGTGTCGTTGCGCGAGGTGCAGGGGCTCACCTACATGAACTGCGGCGACTGGGTGGACAGCTGCACCGCCATCGTCGAACACGCCGACGGCCGCTTCGCCATCGTCGACTGGGGGCAGGAACTGCGCGCCGCCGGACCGCGCACGGCGCTGGCAGTGGAGGAAGAGACGGCCGAGGCCTGA